One region of Epilithonimonas zeae genomic DNA includes:
- a CDS encoding response regulator transcription factor translates to MINLVITDDHKILRQGIIKLLKNLGDYNILAELNDGEELLRNFGTLKEKTDLFILDHSLPKKSGIEILTELQSILNEEKFLILTQNDSVNIKSQFYKLGARGFLSKTCTGEELKEAIEQIINTGYFNLQENMKMLRKNDPEFSPIFFLSKKELELIKWICCEEEYTYEQIASKMNISIKTVDYYRNNLFEKFNISSKTGLVLLSHKHKLTPPFL, encoded by the coding sequence ATGATAAACCTAGTAATCACTGATGACCATAAGATTCTGAGACAAGGCATTATAAAACTTCTAAAAAACCTCGGCGATTACAACATTCTTGCTGAACTTAATGATGGTGAAGAACTGCTTCGGAATTTCGGGACTCTCAAAGAAAAAACGGACCTCTTTATATTAGACCATTCTCTTCCTAAAAAAAGCGGAATAGAAATCCTCACAGAGCTACAATCTATACTGAACGAAGAAAAATTTCTTATCCTTACACAAAATGATTCTGTAAATATCAAATCTCAATTTTATAAATTGGGAGCCAGGGGCTTCTTATCTAAAACCTGCACAGGAGAAGAACTAAAAGAAGCTATTGAACAAATCATCAACACCGGATATTTCAATCTTCAGGAGAATATGAAAATGTTGAGAAAAAATGACCCTGAATTCAGTCCAATTTTCTTCCTTAGTAAAAAAGAACTGGAACTGATAAAATGGATTTGCTGTGAAGAAGAATATACTTATGAACAAATCGCATCCAAAATGAATATCAGTATAAAAACAGTAGACTATTATCGGAATAACCTGTTCGAAAAATTCAATATCAGCTCAAAAACAGGATTGGTTTTATTATCTCATAAACATAAACTTACACCTCCTTTTTTGTAG
- a CDS encoding DUF2971 domain-containing protein has product MLYSRSYKPKKNDLIYHYCSAETFHSICTNKNIRLCDVFSMNDFMEMHWGYSIWEKVANNLITEFGYEFIDSIDKIIHISGSKCLVLASCFSLDGDVLSQWRAYSNDGNGYCIGFNSKDLLKLNIKALKVEYNEQKQIKELTSVIKALYSVEQNLREEEQFGEDFFNACSNIAFDLVAFKNPAFSEEKEIKTNPIKKVIIGPKNLVLSSAISVYLETLNLGDIEIERSKSSYR; this is encoded by the coding sequence ATGTTATATAGCAGAAGTTATAAACCGAAAAAAAATGATTTAATTTATCATTACTGTTCTGCAGAAACTTTTCATTCAATTTGTACAAATAAAAATATTAGATTGTGTGATGTTTTTTCTATGAATGATTTTATGGAGATGCATTGGGGATATTCGATTTGGGAAAAAGTAGCGAACAATCTAATTACAGAATTTGGTTATGAATTCATTGATTCAATAGATAAGATTATACATATTTCCGGCTCAAAATGTTTAGTGTTAGCATCTTGTTTTTCATTAGATGGAGATGTTCTAAGCCAATGGAGAGCATATTCTAATGATGGTAATGGCTATTGTATCGGTTTTAATTCTAAAGATTTACTGAAGTTAAATATTAAAGCTTTAAAAGTAGAATACAATGAACAAAAACAAATTAAAGAATTGACTTCTGTTATAAAGGCTTTATATTCTGTGGAACAAAACCTTAGAGAAGAGGAACAATTTGGTGAAGATTTTTTTAATGCTTGTTCGAATATTGCATTTGATTTAGTAGCATTTAAAAATCCTGCATTTAGTGAAGAGAAAGAGATTAAAACTAACCCTATTAAAAAAGTTATTATCGGGCCTAAGAATTTAGTTTTGAGTTCTGCAATTTCGGTGTATTTGGAAACTCTAAATTTAGGTGATATTGAGATTGAAAGGTCAAAATCCTCATACAGATAA
- a CDS encoding DUF763 domain-containing protein has translation MKRSGTADLPLHYGQVPPWLYERMSRLGLAIVEVILADYGKDEVLRRLADPFWFQSFGAVMGMDWHSSGITTSVMGALKRAINPNSKSLGIYIAGGKGKFSKDAPNELLKIADSTGLDGNDLVRCSKLSAKVDNTAIQDGYQLYLHNFILSDQGNWAVVQQGMHDSDGTARRYHWLSEIVTSFVNEPHTGISGVNRGNILNLTSSEAEQNRNGIVDITKTDSEKWMQDFQRLILPAHHEVLASDVDMKKLGNILWLARENEPENFEDLLMLKGVGPRTMQSLALVSEVIHGAPSRFTDPARFSFAYGGKDGHPFPVPTQTYDETISILRTGIEKSKLGNTDKNLAIKKLHEIAVRTEENFTPDFNLEKVIEEERQNSWRFGGKTVFGDAKPPKGSYGIQLSLF, from the coding sequence ATGAAACGTTCCGGAACTGCAGACTTGCCATTGCATTACGGTCAGGTTCCGCCCTGGCTGTATGAGCGTATGTCCAGGCTTGGACTGGCAATTGTGGAAGTGATTCTTGCAGATTACGGGAAAGATGAAGTGTTGAGACGATTGGCTGACCCGTTTTGGTTCCAGAGTTTTGGAGCAGTGATGGGAATGGACTGGCATTCTTCAGGAATCACGACTTCTGTGATGGGTGCTTTGAAACGAGCCATTAATCCGAATTCTAAATCTCTCGGAATTTACATTGCCGGTGGAAAAGGAAAATTCTCCAAAGATGCACCGAATGAATTACTAAAAATTGCAGATTCCACAGGTCTTGATGGCAATGACTTGGTGCGTTGCAGCAAGTTGTCTGCAAAGGTTGATAACACTGCGATTCAGGATGGTTACCAGCTTTATCTGCATAATTTTATTTTGTCCGACCAAGGGAATTGGGCGGTTGTTCAGCAAGGGATGCACGATTCTGACGGAACAGCGAGGCGTTATCATTGGCTGTCGGAAATTGTAACTTCTTTTGTCAATGAACCTCACACGGGAATCTCCGGCGTTAATCGTGGAAATATTCTCAACCTCACATCTTCCGAAGCAGAACAAAACAGAAACGGCATCGTTGACATCACCAAAACCGATTCCGAGAAATGGATGCAGGATTTCCAGCGTTTAATTTTGCCGGCTCATCACGAGGTTTTGGCGAGTGATGTGGATATGAAAAAGCTCGGGAATATTCTTTGGCTGGCGAGAGAAAATGAACCTGAGAATTTTGAAGATTTGCTGATGCTGAAAGGTGTTGGCCCGCGTACGATGCAGTCTCTGGCTTTGGTGAGTGAGGTGATTCACGGGGCGCCTTCCAGATTTACAGACCCGGCTCGTTTTTCTTTTGCGTACGGGGGAAAAGACGGTCATCCGTTTCCTGTTCCTACCCAAACTTATGACGAAACAATTTCTATTCTAAGAACCGGTATTGAGAAATCTAAACTTGGAAACACGGATAAAAATCTTGCGATTAAAAAACTACACGAGATTGCTGTGAGAACTGAAGAGAATTTTACTCCAGATTTTAATCTTGAAAAAGTGATAGAAGAGGAGCGACAAAACTCCTGGCGATTTGGTGGGAAAACTGTTTTTGGTGATGCGAAGCCGCCGAAAGGGAGTTATGGGATACAGTTGAGTTTGTTTTGA
- a CDS encoding arsenate reductase family protein, whose protein sequence is MKKVFYLKTCGTNKKIMTPLNLSDWELREIKSQPVTEAELEEMYEKTKSYEALFSKKSTQIKERGIDVSSLKEKDFKKLILDHYSFLKRPVFITDNEVFAGSDKKNLETLNAFFEK, encoded by the coding sequence ATGAAAAAAGTATTCTACCTCAAAACCTGCGGAACCAACAAGAAAATAATGACACCTCTTAACCTTTCTGACTGGGAACTGAGAGAAATCAAATCGCAACCTGTAACCGAAGCGGAACTGGAAGAGATGTATGAGAAAACGAAATCTTATGAAGCGCTTTTCAGTAAGAAATCAACGCAAATCAAGGAAAGAGGAATTGATGTGAGTTCTTTGAAAGAAAAGGATTTTAAGAAGTTGATTCTTGACCATTACAGTTTTTTGAAACGTCCGGTCTTTATCACGGATAATGAAGTTTTTGCGGGAAGTGATAAAAAAAATCTTGAAACCCTGAATGCTTTTTTTGAAAAATAA
- a CDS encoding acyl-CoA thioesterase translates to MENKPVTFQFISEPTDVNFGGNVHGGSVMKWIDQVGYACASNWSGTYCVTVYVGGIRFYQPIKIGEIVKLESHVIFTGSTSMHIAIDVFSRNVKEKKFEKKTHCIIVFVAVDENGKAVQVPKWEPTTEKQIQLEQYAKKLMNLRKDIEDEMKPFL, encoded by the coding sequence ATGGAAAACAAACCGGTCACGTTTCAGTTTATTTCTGAACCGACAGACGTTAATTTCGGAGGCAATGTTCACGGAGGAAGTGTGATGAAATGGATAGATCAAGTCGGTTACGCCTGCGCAAGCAATTGGTCAGGAACATATTGTGTAACGGTTTATGTTGGCGGAATCCGATTTTATCAACCTATTAAAATCGGAGAAATTGTCAAATTAGAATCGCACGTCATTTTCACAGGAAGCACAAGTATGCATATCGCTATTGATGTTTTTTCAAGAAATGTAAAAGAGAAAAAATTCGAGAAGAAAACGCATTGCATTATTGTATTTGTAGCGGTTGATGAAAACGGAAAAGCAGTACAAGTTCCAAAATGGGAACCAACCACAGAAAAGCAAATTCAGTTGGAACAATATGCAAAAAAACTGATGAACCTGAGAAAAGACATCGAAGATGAGATGAAACCATTTTTATGA
- a CDS encoding T9SS-dependent choice-of-anchor J family protein, producing MNKKIISLLALSLVVNINAQVFNAGFENNNGTPLSQFKTINADGLTVPEWGQVQEFNTEAWIQFYDGYDNKIAFSTSYYSPEGQANDWLITPAITIPNTGTPTLYWKGKSYDFEYTDSYAVKVSVTNDSPESFTTLTQIDAEQPFDYASHTLDLSDYKGKTIYLAFVNNTNSGTYLALDDLYISQSADCVMPSLDGFSVSNLKPNSVTINWSATSGITNYDTGLTTFDTSVSSKGITSTTTKSFDNLQAGKRYQFFLKNADCGSGWAGPKSIWTPTELPYSYDFEKTVENYGEYDSDGWASTTWLMGENQSVAQNGSGYAYNNTSTSAAGKNDWLFSYPIYLKNGETVTVKYHTAIGSEEAEPATLKVAVASAPDKNNISANLSTQTVSQQTYTEHTVSYTATADQVYYIGFGNTTAQVTTTTALRLDNISFTKNNLAVNDVNKTNIKVYPNPVVDQLNIKTDETIKSVQVYSLDGKLLKTINGNTTIVDFKNYPKGSYLVKIETNKSTTSQKVIK from the coding sequence TTGAACAAAAAAATTATCAGTTTATTAGCCTTATCATTAGTGGTTAATATCAATGCGCAGGTTTTCAATGCAGGTTTCGAAAATAACAATGGCACACCGCTGTCTCAATTCAAAACAATCAATGCAGATGGATTAACAGTTCCGGAATGGGGACAAGTACAGGAATTCAATACAGAAGCCTGGATTCAGTTTTATGACGGTTATGACAACAAAATTGCTTTCAGTACATCTTATTATTCTCCGGAAGGCCAGGCGAATGATTGGTTGATTACACCAGCAATTACAATTCCTAACACAGGAACGCCAACACTTTATTGGAAAGGAAAATCCTACGACTTTGAATATACAGACTCCTACGCTGTAAAAGTTTCTGTGACCAATGACAGCCCGGAATCTTTCACAACGTTGACTCAGATTGATGCCGAGCAACCGTTTGACTACGCATCGCATACTTTAGACTTATCCGATTACAAAGGAAAAACCATCTATTTGGCTTTCGTAAATAACACAAACAGCGGAACATATTTAGCTTTAGATGATTTGTATATCAGCCAATCTGCAGATTGCGTGATGCCTTCATTAGATGGATTTTCGGTTTCGAATCTTAAACCAAATTCAGTAACAATCAACTGGTCAGCAACCAGCGGAATTACTAATTATGATACAGGATTGACAACTTTTGACACTTCTGTTTCTTCCAAAGGAATCACTTCTACAACAACAAAGAGTTTTGATAATTTGCAAGCCGGAAAAAGATATCAGTTCTTTTTGAAAAATGCGGATTGCGGTTCGGGCTGGGCTGGTCCGAAATCCATTTGGACACCCACAGAACTTCCCTATTCCTATGATTTCGAAAAAACAGTCGAGAATTATGGCGAATATGATTCTGATGGTTGGGCGTCTACGACTTGGCTGATGGGAGAAAATCAGTCTGTTGCTCAAAACGGAAGCGGTTACGCTTATAACAATACAAGTACTTCTGCTGCCGGGAAAAATGACTGGTTATTCTCCTATCCAATCTATCTTAAAAACGGCGAAACGGTTACAGTAAAATATCACACAGCGATAGGAAGTGAAGAAGCAGAACCTGCTACTTTGAAAGTTGCCGTAGCAAGTGCACCGGACAAAAATAATATCAGTGCAAATCTAAGCACTCAAACTGTTTCTCAACAAACTTATACAGAACATACAGTTAGTTACACGGCAACAGCTGACCAGGTTTACTATATTGGATTTGGAAATACAACTGCTCAGGTTACTACAACAACTGCTCTAAGACTTGATAATATCAGTTTCACAAAAAATAATTTGGCTGTGAATGATGTTAATAAAACCAACATCAAAGTTTATCCAAATCCTGTTGTCGACCAGTTGAATATCAAGACAGACGAGACAATCAAATCGGTTCAAGTTTATTCCTTAGACGGAAAATTGCTTAAAACAATCAATGGAAATACAACCATAGTTGATTTTAAAAATTATCCAAAAGGTTCTTATTTGGTGAAGATTGAAACCAACAAATCAACGACTTCTCAAAAAGTTATAAAATAA
- a CDS encoding anthranilate synthase component I family protein, with the protein MNLENIINIKTSVKSRLADLYTPIGIYLRLRDQFRDTILLESAGNQNSENSFSFICVNAIAGIEIRNYDEAELKFPLENPQKIDLKNEKLSDLMQEFSNCFKCEKPNHEIGKQAQGFFGYTSYDAIPFFENIKFKEQSEENKIPLMRYRLYQYVIAINHHNDEMFLIENKINGMKSELSTLENIINQKNAPVFPFELTSEETSNLTDNEYLESVEFAKKHCFRGDVFQLVLSRRFEQNFQGDEFNVYRALRNINPSPYLFFFDYGDYKLMGSSPESQLIIKNRKAIIHPIAGTFKRTGNIEKDLESAEELKKDPKENAEHTMLVDLARNDLSIHGKNTTVSKLKEIHFFSHVIHMVSEVVADVKEDQNPCEMIATTFPQGTLSGAPKYRAMQLIDEHEKTSRSYYAGCIGFVGFDGSCNQAIMIRTFLSKNNTLFYQAGAGIVAKSIAENELQEVNNKLGALKKAILKAEKL; encoded by the coding sequence ATGAACTTGGAAAACATCATCAATATAAAAACCTCTGTTAAATCCCGTCTAGCAGACCTTTACACGCCGATTGGGATTTATCTCCGTCTTCGCGACCAATTTCGTGATACGATTCTCTTGGAAAGCGCAGGAAATCAGAATTCTGAAAATTCGTTTTCTTTCATTTGTGTCAACGCAATTGCCGGAATTGAAATTCGAAATTACGATGAAGCAGAACTGAAATTTCCGCTTGAAAATCCTCAGAAAATTGATTTGAAAAATGAAAAATTATCTGATTTGATGCAGGAATTTTCCAATTGTTTCAAATGTGAAAAACCCAACCACGAGATTGGAAAACAAGCGCAGGGATTTTTCGGCTACACCAGTTATGATGCGATTCCGTTTTTTGAGAATATCAAATTCAAAGAACAATCGGAGGAAAATAAAATTCCGTTGATGCGTTATCGTCTTTATCAATATGTGATTGCAATCAATCATCACAACGACGAAATGTTCCTGATTGAAAATAAAATCAATGGAATGAAATCAGAACTATCAACGCTTGAAAATATCATTAATCAAAAAAACGCACCGGTTTTTCCCTTCGAATTGACCTCAGAAGAAACTTCAAATCTAACTGACAACGAATATCTTGAATCAGTTGAATTTGCCAAAAAACATTGTTTCCGTGGTGATGTTTTTCAGTTAGTTTTAAGCAGAAGATTTGAGCAGAATTTTCAAGGCGATGAGTTCAATGTTTATCGTGCTTTGCGAAATATCAATCCTTCTCCTTATTTATTCTTCTTCGATTATGGCGATTATAAATTAATGGGCTCAAGTCCGGAAAGTCAGCTGATTATCAAAAATAGAAAAGCTATAATCCATCCAATTGCAGGCACTTTCAAACGAACCGGAAATATCGAAAAAGATTTGGAATCAGCAGAAGAACTCAAAAAAGACCCCAAAGAAAATGCCGAGCATACGATGTTGGTAGATTTGGCAAGAAATGATTTGAGCATTCACGGTAAAAATACTACAGTTTCAAAACTGAAAGAAATCCACTTTTTCTCACACGTGATTCATATGGTTTCCGAAGTTGTGGCTGATGTCAAAGAAGACCAAAATCCTTGTGAAATGATTGCAACCACTTTCCCACAAGGCACTTTGAGCGGCGCTCCAAAATACAGAGCAATGCAATTGATTGATGAGCACGAGAAAACGTCCAGAAGTTATTACGCAGGATGTATCGGTTTTGTTGGCTTCGACGGAAGTTGTAATCAGGCGATTATGATAAGAACTTTCCTAAGCAAAAATAACACTCTATTTTATCAAGCCGGAGCCGGAATTGTTGCAAAATCTATTGCAGAAAACGAACTTCAGGAAGTTAATAACAAATTAGGCGCTCTGAAAAAAGCCATTTTAAAAGCAGAAAAATTATGA
- a CDS encoding anthranilate synthase component II codes for MKILVFDNYDSFTYNLVQIIEQIIGSEVDVYRNDQIALEDIEKYDKIILSPGPGIPEEAGILLDLIKKYAPTKSIFGVCLGQQAIAEAFGGSLINLSEIYHGVATEAVQINAHKIFNGLPETLEVGRYHSWAVNPDDFPTELEITSVDKNGMIMSLKHKTYDIHAVQYHPESILTPDGKQILENFLKLDARSQKSEE; via the coding sequence ATGAAAATATTAGTCTTTGATAATTACGATAGTTTCACTTACAATTTGGTCCAAATCATCGAGCAAATTATTGGTTCGGAAGTGGATGTTTATAGAAACGACCAAATTGCATTGGAGGATATCGAAAAATATGACAAAATCATTCTTTCTCCAGGTCCCGGAATTCCCGAAGAAGCTGGAATCTTGTTGGATTTGATTAAGAAATATGCACCAACCAAATCTATTTTCGGAGTTTGTCTTGGACAACAAGCAATTGCGGAAGCTTTTGGCGGAAGTCTCATTAATTTATCTGAAATCTATCACGGTGTTGCAACGGAAGCTGTTCAGATTAACGCTCATAAAATTTTTAACGGTTTACCGGAAACTTTGGAAGTTGGGCGGTATCATTCCTGGGCGGTAAATCCTGACGATTTCCCAACAGAATTAGAAATCACAAGCGTTGACAAAAACGGAATGATTATGAGTTTGAAACACAAAACTTATGATATTCACGCTGTACAATATCACCCGGAAAGTATTCTGACGCCTGATGGAAAACAGATTTTAGAAAACTTTTTGAAGTTGGATGCTAGAAGTCAAAAGTCAGAAGAATAA
- the trpD gene encoding anthranilate phosphoribosyltransferase: MKQILQYLFNHQTLTKAEAKAILIEISQNKFNESEVISFITVFLMRTITLEELEGFREALLQLAKPVDLGTKDLVDIVGTGGDGKNTFNISTLASFIVAGTGQKVAKQGNYGASSISGSSNVFEELGYKFKDNSEDLKADLEKGNICFLHAPLFHPALKSVAPFRKQLGLKTFFNLLGPLVNPSRPDFTMIGVANLEIARVYQYLLQKQKSEFMLVHALDGYDEISLTGDTKIFSKTGEKIYSAEDLKFKNVSPESIFGGESKEEAAKLFIKILEGNGTEEQNSVVLANASIALVNTGKYGNYDDCLALTKESLESGKALKSLRSIING; encoded by the coding sequence ATGAAACAAATCCTACAATACCTTTTTAATCATCAGACTTTGACGAAAGCCGAAGCCAAAGCCATTTTGATTGAAATTTCACAAAATAAATTCAATGAAAGTGAGGTCATTTCGTTCATCACCGTTTTCCTAATGAGGACAATTACTTTGGAAGAACTCGAAGGTTTCCGTGAAGCACTATTGCAACTGGCAAAACCTGTCGATTTGGGAACCAAAGATTTGGTCGATATCGTTGGAACTGGTGGAGATGGAAAAAACACGTTTAACATCTCAACTTTGGCGAGTTTCATCGTTGCAGGAACCGGACAAAAAGTCGCTAAGCAAGGTAATTACGGAGCTTCTTCTATTTCCGGCTCGTCTAATGTTTTTGAAGAATTGGGTTACAAATTCAAGGATAATTCTGAAGATTTGAAAGCCGATTTGGAAAAGGGAAACATCTGTTTTCTTCACGCACCGCTATTTCATCCCGCTTTGAAATCTGTTGCACCCTTTAGAAAACAGCTTGGATTGAAGACTTTTTTCAATCTTTTGGGGCCGTTGGTTAATCCTTCGCGTCCTGATTTCACGATGATTGGCGTGGCAAATCTGGAAATTGCGAGAGTTTATCAATATCTGTTGCAAAAGCAAAAAAGCGAGTTTATGTTGGTTCACGCTTTGGATGGTTATGACGAAATTTCCTTAACTGGTGACACCAAAATCTTTAGCAAAACTGGAGAAAAAATCTATTCTGCAGAAGATTTGAAATTCAAAAATGTTTCTCCTGAAAGTATTTTCGGAGGCGAAAGCAAAGAAGAAGCTGCAAAATTATTCATCAAGATTTTGGAAGGTAATGGAACTGAAGAACAAAACTCTGTCGTTCTTGCCAATGCTTCAATTGCTTTGGTAAACACTGGTAAATATGGGAATTATGATGATTGCTTGGCTTTAACAAAAGAAAGTCTGGAAAGCGGAAAAGCACTGAAATCGCTTCGCTCAATTATTAATGGTTAA
- a CDS encoding GIY-YIG nuclease family protein, with protein sequence MKTLGTHNYYVYILTNKNKTVLYIGVTNDLKGRLFWHMNPESHTNHFTFKYRCFFLIYYEFFQDIDQAIAREKQLKGYSRIKKENLIKNINPNWDFWNDKIE encoded by the coding sequence ATGAAAACTTTAGGAACACATAATTATTATGTTTATATCTTGACGAATAAGAATAAAACAGTTCTTTATATAGGAGTAACTAATGATTTGAAAGGTAGATTATTCTGGCATATGAATCCTGAATCTCATACTAACCACTTTACATTTAAATATAGATGCTTCTTTTTAATTTATTATGAATTTTTCCAAGATATAGACCAAGCAATCGCTAGGGAAAAACAATTAAAAGGTTATTCTAGAATCAAAAAAGAAAATCTTATTAAAAATATCAATCCTAATTGGGATTTTTGGAATGATAAAATTGAATAA
- the trpC gene encoding indole-3-glycerol phosphate synthase TrpC gives MNILNKIIDRKRQEVADAKSKISVFQLKDSEFFGRPTFSLKETIKTKSGIITEFKRKSPSKGIINDKVSPLEVVSRYANFGASAVSILTDKDFFGGSFDDILNVRNHINIPILRKDFMIDEYQFYEAKSIGADVILLIAACLSPNQVLEFTELAHSLNLEVLLEIHSEEELKHINKNVDFVGINNRNLKDFKVDLQHSVNLKNQLPKDVFSVAESGIYNEEDFKFLKEKGFDGFLMGEYFMKNENPGKKFGEFVSK, from the coding sequence ATGAACATCCTAAATAAAATTATTGACCGAAAAAGACAGGAAGTTGCAGATGCAAAATCCAAAATCTCTGTTTTCCAACTGAAAGACTCTGAGTTTTTTGGAAGACCAACTTTTTCGTTAAAAGAAACCATCAAGACAAAATCCGGCATCATCACCGAATTCAAAAGAAAATCGCCGAGCAAAGGCATTATCAATGACAAAGTATCACCTTTGGAAGTTGTTTCCCGATATGCAAATTTCGGAGCAAGTGCGGTTTCTATTTTGACAGACAAAGATTTTTTCGGTGGAAGTTTTGACGATATTTTGAATGTCAGAAATCATATTAATATTCCGATTCTGAGAAAAGATTTTATGATTGATGAATACCAGTTTTACGAAGCAAAATCAATTGGGGCGGACGTCATTTTGTTGATTGCTGCTTGCCTTTCCCCAAATCAGGTTTTGGAATTTACAGAATTGGCGCATTCTCTCAATCTTGAAGTTTTGTTGGAAATCCATTCCGAAGAAGAATTAAAACACATCAATAAAAATGTTGATTTTGTTGGAATTAACAATCGAAATTTGAAAGATTTCAAAGTGGATTTGCAACACTCTGTAAATCTAAAAAATCAGCTTCCAAAAGATGTTTTTTCGGTTGCAGAAAGTGGAATTTATAATGAAGAAGACTTTAAATTTCTGAAAGAAAAAGGTTTTGATGGATTTCTGATGGGCGAATATTTTATGAAAAATGAAAATCCTGGAAAGAAATTCGGAGAATTTGTTTCAAAATGA
- a CDS encoding phosphoribosylanthranilate isomerase produces MTQLKLKVCGLTKLDQIQELINLNVDFLGFIFYEKSPRYVLNHLSLEQISEINHPGKVGVFVNEDLEKIIKFSEQTNLNFIQLHGHETEDFISELKLKLNPKIGIIKVIRIGNQTSEELQKTIKQQPTTINYLLFDTDSQAFGGTGKSFDWNILNDIEIPIPYFLSGGISLENFNQLKTINHQPIALDINSKFEIEAGNKNLEKVKEFLLLTKNETSSI; encoded by the coding sequence ATGACTCAATTAAAACTAAAAGTTTGCGGATTAACAAAACTTGATCAGATTCAGGAACTGATTAATTTGAATGTTGATTTCTTGGGATTTATATTTTATGAAAAATCGCCAAGATATGTTCTGAATCATTTAAGTTTGGAGCAAATCTCAGAAATCAATCATCCAGGAAAGGTTGGCGTTTTTGTAAATGAAGACTTGGAAAAAATTATTAAATTTTCGGAACAAACAAACTTGAATTTCATACAACTTCACGGCCATGAAACGGAAGATTTCATTTCAGAATTAAAACTAAAATTGAATCCAAAAATTGGAATTATCAAAGTCATTAGAATAGGAAATCAAACATCAGAAGAATTACAAAAAACCATCAAACAACAACCAACAACAATCAACTATCTTCTATTCGACACAGATTCCCAAGCTTTTGGCGGAACAGGAAAATCCTTCGATTGGAACATTTTAAATGACATCGAAATTCCAATTCCTTATTTTTTAAGTGGCGGAATCTCATTAGAAAACTTCAATCAACTGAAAACTATCAACCATCAACCAATTGCTCTCGATATCAATTCAAAATTTGAAATCGAAGCTGGAAATAAAAATTTAGAAAAAGTAAAAGAATTTTTATTATTAACAAAAAATGAAACATCATCAATATAA
- a CDS encoding OsmC family protein yields the protein MKHHQYKSKIVWTGNTGESTKNYSSYQRNYTISVDGKADILGSSDPAFLGNPGLHNPEDLLLASVSSCHLLWYLHFCSVNKILVLEYEDFAEGTMVENENGSGKFSEIILKPRIVVAEKEMIEKAVELHQKANEYCFIANSLNFEVKHQPEITTK from the coding sequence ATGAAACATCATCAATATAAAAGTAAAATAGTCTGGACAGGAAACACCGGCGAATCCACGAAAAACTATAGTTCTTATCAAAGGAATTATACAATTTCTGTCGATGGAAAAGCTGACATTTTAGGCTCATCTGACCCAGCATTTCTTGGAAATCCAGGACTTCATAATCCTGAAGATTTGCTGTTAGCTTCGGTTTCTTCGTGCCATTTGTTGTGGTATCTTCATTTTTGTTCTGTGAACAAAATTCTGGTTTTGGAATATGAAGATTTTGCAGAAGGAACAATGGTTGAGAATGAAAACGGAAGTGGAAAATTCAGTGAAATTATTTTGAAACCAAGGATTGTTGTTGCTGAAAAAGAAATGATTGAAAAAGCGGTTGAACTTCATCAGAAGGCGAATGAATATTGTTTCATTGCAAATTCTTTGAACTTTGAAGTGAAGCATCAACCAGAGATAACAACAAAATAA